Proteins from one Bactrocera neohumeralis isolate Rockhampton chromosome 3, APGP_CSIRO_Bneo_wtdbg2-racon-allhic-juicebox.fasta_v2, whole genome shotgun sequence genomic window:
- the LOC126751979 gene encoding chitinase-3-like protein 1, whose protein sequence is MFLKVIVLVALGVLLQQSGCAKAQIRKNVVCYHGTWATYRQSSGKFDVNTIDPFLCTHLMYAFFGIEESGDLRIIDPYLDLEDNGGRGNIRKFNALKLQNPTLKTLAAIGGWNEGSANFSIVANDPERRKRFVRSVVHFVQRHSFDGVDLDWEYPNQRHNLNYDDKTNFITLLRELKEGLAPYEYLLTAAVGSSAASASKSYNITEISKYLDLINVMAYDLHGPWDPVTGNNAPLFAGPNDITEKNKQLNLDAIMKYWLSEGAPREKLVVGVPFYGRSFTLSDAEQHTVGAPHLGRGLAGQYSIEPGSIGYNELCELMQTQPWKEEWDEAQMTPYAYMGQQWVGFENPRSIGLKAQYVRDNDLAGVMLWSLESDDFRGTCGGEKYPLLQTINRILFDGHTATGLTQAVLNSVAETIQRPAAAGVVASSAVGGQQQQQQQPIVPDPRGNSECGSEVEGYLRDTHDCGKFYYCQRGVSYTFNCPQGLQFDLTTGNCNYAQLVQCKGT, encoded by the exons ATGTTCTTAAAAGTAATTGTGCTGGTTGCACTGGGTGTGCTGTTGCAACAGAGTGGATGCGCAAAAGCGCAAATTCGAA AGAATGTCGTCTGTTATCACGGCACTTGGGCCACATATCGGCAATCAAGTGGCAAATTCGACGTGAATACCATTGATCCCTTCTTGTGTACACATCTTATGTATGCTTTCTTTGGGATTGAGGAGAGTGGGGATTTGCGCATTATCGATCCGTATTTGGATTTGGAGGACAACGGCGGACGTGGCAATATACGTAAATTCAATGCACTCAAGCTACAAAATCCCACGCTGAAAACATTGGCGGCGATCGGAGGTTGGAATGAGGGTTCGGCGAATTTCTCGATCGTGGCGAATGATCCAGAACGGCGTAAGCGATTTGTGCGATCGGTGGTGCATTTTGTACAACGACATAGTTTCGATGGTGTCGATTTGGATTGGGAATATCCGAATCAGCGACACAATTTGAACTACGATGATAAGACTAACTTTATAACGCTGCTGCGCGAACTGAAAGAGGG cTTGGCCCCCTATGAATATTTGCTCACTGCCGCTGTAGGCTCCTCAGCCGCATCTGCTTCGAAGTCGTATAATATAACGGAGATCTCAAAGTACTTAGATCTTATCAATGTGATGGCATACGATTTGCATGGTCCATGGGATCCGGTCACTGGCAATAATGCGCCGCTCTTTGCAGGACCCAACGATATTACCGAGAAGAATAAGCAACTGAACTTGGATGCCATAATGAAATATTGGCTAAGCGAAG GTGCGCCACGCGAGAAACTAGTGGTTGGTGTACCATTCTACGGACGCTCCTTCACGCTCTCCGATGCGGAGCAACACACTGTCGGTGCACCACATTTGGGACGTGGCCTTGCCGGCCAATACTCCATCGAACCGGGCTCAATAGGCTACAACGAGCTCTGCGAACTCATGCAAACCCAACCTTGGAAGGAGGAGTGGGATGAGGCGCAAATGACACCGTACGCATATATGGGACAACAGTGGGTGGGCTTTGAGAATCCGCGCAGCATTGGCCTGAAAGCGCAATATGTGAGGGATAACGATTTGGCCGGCGTGATGTTGTGGTCATTGGAATCTGACGATTTCCGTGGCACTTGTGGTGGCGAGAAATATCCGCTCCTGCAAACTATCAATCGTATACTCTTCGATGGTCACACCGCAACGGGTCTAACGCAAGCAGTGCTGAATTCGGTGGCAGAAACCATACAACGACCTGCGGCGGCTGGTGTTGTGGCGTCGTCCGCTGTGGGCggacaacagcagcagcaacaacagccgaTAGTGCCGGATCCGCGTGGCAATAGCGAGTGTGGCAGCGAGGTTGAAGGTTATTTGCGTGATACGCACGATTGTGGCAAGTTCTACTATTGCCAGCGCGGTGTCAGCTACACATTTAATTGTCCGCAAGGCTTGCAATTCGATTTAACAACAGGCAACTGCAACTACGCGCAATTGGTGCAATGTAAGGGGACTTGA